The Helianthus annuus cultivar XRQ/B chromosome 11, HanXRQr2.0-SUNRISE, whole genome shotgun sequence region AACAATCCCTCCTACCCACAATGGGCATGGTGGAATACTCCACCTTGCCCTTACCCCACACAACCCGCTTTTCAGCCAAATACCCACTTCTCCCAGCCCGCTGCACCACCTCCGATGGCCCACTATACAGCCCAACAACACCCCATACCTCAACCAGCCCAAAATTTTAACCCAGCCCAATACCCGACCACTCCCTATTCTCCTGTTTTGACTCCGCAGGCCCACTACATCACCAATACACCGACCGGTTACAATCCTCTCTGTCCTTCTGATCTCCAGTCGGCAATGGCATCTATGCAGCTGAACTATCAGGATCCAAACCAGATCATGGATACAGGCGTCACCTCACACGCCACTGACGAACAAGGTACGATTCAAATACCCAACTCTTTTCCTGTTAGTAGTAAAATTTTGGTCGGCAATGGCGCGTCTTTGCCAGTTCAAGGGTCTGGAACAGGCTACTTAACCTTACCCAATCGTACATACATTTTACCTAACATCCTTTACTGCCCACAGATTATTAAAAAGTTAATATCTGTTCGGCGGTTTACTCGTGATAATAGTGTTTCTATTGAGTTTGACCCCTTTGGTTTTTCTTTGAAGGACCTTCGCACTGGGCGTCTACTCTCCCGCCACAATAGCACCGGGGATCTATATCCACTAACACCGCCAGAACTTCCGCCGCAAGCTACCTTCATCACCACTGCTTCCCTTCCATGGCACGATCGTTTAGGGCACCCCGGCACTCAAGTCTTGGATGTTCTTAGTcgttattttccttttttttgtaATAAACATAAATCATCTAATATTTGCCATTCTTGTCAACTATCAAACAGTAAACGTTTACCATTTTACTCGTCAAATTCTTTTACATTTGCACCATTTGATATCATACACTGTGACCTTTGGACATCTCCTGTTACAAGTCAATCAGGATACAAATATTATATGGTCTTGATAGATAATTTTTCGCATTTTGTTTGGGTCTACCCCTTAAAATACAAATCTGAAACATTTTCCACTTTTGTCAAATTTCACCGCCTCATATCCACACAATTTAACCGAAATATTAAAACATTCCAATGTGATCTTGGCTGCGAATTCGACAATAACGCCTTCAAGACTTTTGCCATCCAACACGGCCTCCTCTTTCGTTTTTCATGCCCTCAAACTTCTTCACAAAACGGCCGTGCAGAGCGCATGATACGTCGCCTCAATGACGTCATTCGTGCCCTCCTCATTCACTCCCATCTCCCACCCAGTTTTTGGGTAGAAGCCCTACACACCGCAGCCTATCTTCACAATATTCTTCCCACAAAACGCCTAAACTTCTTTACCCCAACTTTTGCCCTCTACCTCCGTCATCCCACATATGACCACCTTCGGGTGTTCGGTTGCGCCTGCTACCCGAACACCTCGGCTACTCAACCTCACAAACTTCACACCCGCTCTACCCGATGCATTTTCCTTGGCTATCCACCAGATTTTCGTGGATACCGGTGTTTTGACCCCACGACCGGGAAAGTGTCTATTTCCCGGCACGTCACCTTCGACGAATCGGTCTTCCTTTATACCATCCCAACACCCACCTCCTCTTATCAATTCCTTGACGATACCGCCCCTCCCGGCTTCACCTTCACTAGACCCGTGGGACTATCTACTCCCACTCAACCATCCGCACCTAAGCCCACAACCACCACTCCCTTCCGATTCACCTATTCTCGCCGTCCACGACCACCACTAAATCCACCACCTTACTCAGCCCACTCACCACTTCCACCTACAGCCAACCCGACCCACCCCTCAGCCCACACCACACCTGCTCCCACCTCCCCTGACCGGCCCAACCTCTCTTCGGGACCCACTTCTACTGCTGGGCCCTCTACGGCCTCACAACAACAGCCTGCACACATGACCCGACCACCCTCCACACACCCCATGGCCACCAGATCCAAAACCGGGTCCCTTAAGCCTCCCCACTACAACCTTCATACCTCTACTATCTCTCCTGTCCCAAAAACATACAACCAGGCCTTTACCGACCCGAACTGGCTGCACGCAATGCAGGCTGAATTTACTGCTTTACAGGAAAACGAGACGTGAGATTTGGTTCCACGACCAGTTGATAGTCCGGTCATTCGGTGTATGTGGCTGTTTCGCCACAAATTTAAATCTGATGGTACACTCGAGAGGTATAAAGCACGGTTAGTTGTTAATGGGAAGTCTCAAACCGTGGGGGTCGACTGTGATGACACATTTAGTCCGGTTGTGAAACCGGCTACCATCAGAACGGTCTTGTCACTGGCAGTCTCCAGATCGTGGCCTATTCATCAGTTGGACGTCAAAAATGCTTTTCTCCATGGCCACCTTAATGAGACCGTGTTTATGCACCAGCCACCAGGGTTCGTTGATAAACGGTACCCGGGTTTTGTTTGCAGGTTGAAAAAGTCCTTGTACAGACTTAAACAGGCCCCCCGAGCATGGTATACACGCTTTGCCAATTTTATTTTATCTCAGGGTTTCACCAGCAGTGCGTGCGATAATTCCCTGTTTATTTACAGCAAGGGTCATGAGATTGCATATTTGTtattatatgttgatgatatagtTTTGACAGCTTCTTCAGATAGCTTCCTGCAACACATCATTCATACACTCTCAAGGGAGTTTGCAATGACTGATTTGGGTCAGTTGCATCATTTTTTAGGCATTAAAGTCACCCGCACCGCTTCGGGTTTGTTTTTGGATCAGGCACAATATGCTAAAGAGATTATTCAGAGGGCCTCCATGGAATCCTGTAAACCTTGTGCTActccggtggatctgtcttccaAGTTAAGTGCCACAGATGGCCCGCTATTTCATGATCCAACACTGTATCGCAGTCTTGCCGGTGCTCTTCAGTACCTTACCTTTACACGTCCAGACATCTCCTACGCAGTACAGCAGGTCTGCTTATTTATGCATGAGCCTCATGATCCTCATTATGCGTTCCTGAAACGCATCCTGCGATACATTCAAGGGACGATAGATTATGGTATACGTATGGTGAAATCTCCTACCCAGTCTCTTGTTGCATACTCTGATGCTGACTGGGGAGGATGTCCAGATTCCCGGCGATCCACTAGTGGTTACTGTGTCTTCCTTGGTAACAATTTACTCTCATGGTCTTCTAAGCGACAACCTACAGTGTCCCGATCTAGTGCAGAGGCTGAATATCGAGGAGTCGCCAATGCTGTTGCCGAGCTTACTTGGATCCGTAACTTATTGCTGGAACTACGAGTTCCTCTCATTCACGCTTCGGTAGTCTACTGCGACAATGGTCAGGTTGGAAGGGTATGGTCAggttcggcaagaaagggaaactagcgcctcgatatgttgtaCCTTTTatgattctggaaaggatcggcaaagtcgcctacagactcgaactaccggaggaacttagtaacttccacccgactttccatgtgtcaaactgatatgcacaaaatgcaacatataaattatatcaattgtggcataaaactaaccttttttagtactaatgttggaaaaagtgtgcttttgtcttccttttgtattttcaggattaaatgagctcaaattagaaaaagaagcaaaaagacagctaaatctaacataaatacaagaaaaggaacaaaagtggaatgcccgacccctcgacagcatcttcccaagcaaaactaagaaaacagaagactgaacacgccccgtgctcagcgagcacggggccgtgcccaactagcagcagaaaagacaaacctttagaagcttctactgcccaccacggggccatgcccagcggacacgagggcgtggtcaacttcctgcaggcgcatttattgtaattgcgaattacaattaatgaagagagagacgaggatggacacggggccgtgcccgagcttctgttcagcctataaataggagtgtttggagctatttcaacttatcccttggcacaccacctctctcacacttcacccaccacccaccacccaccaccaccataacaccatcatccaccaccataacaccatcatccattgtccatcatagagtgtgtgagtcgtctcgggatccaagattgatcgtaagagttcttgacaatcaaaggccatgtttgcctaagtctcttacatcacttggtgaagacaaatgtttagtgtaatactttttatttttaatcttttgcactttttaattggttttgatcccctcataagttaaactactattaatactttaacccagctacttaggactgtatccttgctgactcggactacttagctgagggtaacgtcgccttcaaaagaggggcctaccacattatgcattaataacttaattaattatctttcaataatccgaccctttaggattgtatccttgctgactcaaactactgggttgagggtaacgtcgccttcaaaagaggggcctactacaataactaagataatctcttaaacaagtgcaaaagtgcgaaaataatcaaaggttacactaacacacgagtcggatccaagtgattcatcttgtctatctgtttttattttattttcagcattttaagtagttttattttcttagtttaaaatctttttctaacattttgatttgattagacgttgaggataaaccggtactaaaagctcttgtgtccttggacgacctcggtatcttaccaacactatactacgtccacgatgggtgcacttgcccatatgtgtgtttagtgttagtaaatatcatgttttataaatttaaaacttggctaaaagtgtaaaaagggcttaaaatacataccttaaattatattacactaacacgcatcaagtttttggcgccgttgccggggacacaaggattttaagaaagttaggaatcaacggcctaatcattttttttattttctttttattttttttaggattttcttaaatttttcagcttctgcagaactcagcatgggccgtgcccgctgaacacgccccgtgcccaatctttggaactagcaatcctgttttaagtcagacagtaagctgaacacggggccgtgcccactcaacacgccctcgtgcccaagatttagttactgaaaacagaaccgtaagatcccaacggttggtaaattctgacacaaaaatgagtgataatgatcttttttactttcggcactcttatggtacgtggtgtcaattataagccccactatatagacccatcgtttccctgtatccttaagaggggcgaaagtaaaaataatccttatctctccctcgaaggcgcccaaccagatattttaggggaaatgcttcttgatgaactatttcaactagaagatctgattcttaattggttaaaagaacttaggatggatttcCTAAATTTATCTCAAGACAATGACCAAGAAGAAGTAttgggatcgcattcaaacaacctcgttgcccccgaaaataccttcaattctagcgaagacttggacgatagtcgtccctgtgccaattgtgccgtgaaggactctcaatcgacttcgttcgatgcatacatagacccgagcgattcggcatacaccttctttaacgagagcccggaaaagggttagacttgtccacctacatatagcataggaatcaccctaaccgacaacctcttgcgttctcgtcttagtctagagcaattaaggtatcttaggcactttggggttgttccatccagtaaggaaccacccgacaCGGATAGGCTCCTTAAAAACAtgcaaactccataagacagcttccagacacggggtcgtgtccaggtcagcacgcccccgtgtccacctaaaagattcccttctgagtttgtcagaatacggacaaaatgtgtcaggattttaactgcacacggggccgtgtccacccaacacggggccgtgtccaacgcgctgtcgttttctataaatgcagccagattcctgctcattttgaccacttcaaaagacagagattcctgggatcttcactcatactatcctaggtaagttctaaaagaaggttcccaagagccaccttgtcttttccacttttgttcattgcctTCTCTTTCAATTTTCAACCAccacctccattaaagcttggaaactccatgattccaacctttagtGTGAAGTTTGTAAGGTTATTATCCAAGGAATCTTACTTAAAATAAGTTGtgcaactttgttttaaattatctgtgcttAAAATTTGACTAAAAAaaccatgaaaataatttaaaactccaagattccttaatTTAAAAACCTGCAGAcggctggacacggggccgtgctcagcgagcacggggccgtgtccgaggacTGTTTCGTAAAAATTGAGATCTTTTCGGTCTATTTCCCCAGAAATGGCGAGCAGGACAAGCGTAACGTCTTcatcaagaaataaccgacaggggaggagATCGTCAAtggcggaagactctcttgtaaactatgtttacgccctaagagaggctattgatgaaatgacgggggtggaagaagcattggtcgaccgtatcaaccatctaacggtgggactggaagggtgtctccgagaagtaaacctcttgcaccagaggttaaaccttctcgcctctcctcctttggtgcctataataacccaaagggcatggaacgtggtctCCGAAGTCATCATACCCGCCGAGTGGTACGCCATACACCCGGAGCCTCCGCAAGAGATAGTGCAAGGGATCCCGGTGGGCGTTCCCCCTCCTACGcgagatgttgaggaaaatgaagccgctttcttccttccaagggagatagaagaatggctttgacaacatctaggaagataaccctcggccaagagtcctactacatcgggaaactattcccgaaattttctcaACAAAGaagtagaactctttatgataacttTTTATACCACCTGACCTATCTAGTTAAGATTTTTcacttttatttctttttaattttctaggaacattatgtaattctctctatgatttttaatgaaatgatggttttaagatttggatgatggtgttataataaaacacactctggatggtgaagaataacaagggaaacgagaaacattgccccatgcacgaaaacagggcaatccgacaacaatttcttcattacagtaggctcagcacgggccgtgttcacccaacactgtcacacccctattttccacgtgtcaccggtgggcccggtgggggttccgtgacgtagttgatatcgtcatagtcaaacatacaa contains the following coding sequences:
- the LOC110888656 gene encoding uncharacterized mitochondrial protein AtMg00810-like yields the protein MWLFRHKFKSDGTLERYKARLVVNGKSQTVGVDCDDTFSPVVKPATIRTVLSLAVSRSWPIHQLDVKNAFLHGHLNETVFMHQPPGFVDKRYPGFVCRLKKSLYRLKQAPRAWYTRFANFILSQGFTSSACDNSLFIYSKGHEIAYLLLYVDDIVLTASSDSFLQHIIHTLSREFAMTDLGQLHHFLGIKVTRTASGLFLDQAQYAKEIIQRASMESCKPCATPVDLSSKLSATDGPLFHDPTLYRSLAGALQYLTFTRPDISYAVQQVCLFMHEPHDPHYAFLKRILRYIQGTIDYGIRMVKSPTQSLVAYSDADWGGCPDSRRSTSGYCVFLGNNLLSWSSKRQPTVSRSSAEAEYRGVANAVAELTWIRNLLLELRVPLIHASVVYCDNGQVGRVWSGSARKGN